In one Vulgatibacter incomptus genomic region, the following are encoded:
- the alr gene encoding alanine racemase — translation MSKQSSAEAARIAPPVWDGRPLRPTIATIDLAALVHNLRQIRAVARDARVLAVVKANAYGHGAVPCARAIAAEGVAFLGVGLVEEGLELRAAGIDTPILVLDGAYADRFDLMLAERLTPVVFRKEQLEGLGAAARSLGLPAVAHLKLDTGMGRVGIQPDELSDFLDAARTHGVDLEGIATHLPNADVEGDPLTSRQMDQLAAAASAMRARGLDPRWIHHANSAALLSREDARGTLVRPGMLLYGSPPAEHLRSRIPLRPVMRLSTAVTHVKELPVGAPVSYGSRWIARRPSRIATLPVGYADGYDRLLSNVGEVLIGGKRVRIAGTVTMDQVMVDVTDVERVTVGDEAVLIGAQGDDEIRAEELARACGTIHYEIFCGIGPRVPRRFVGG, via the coding sequence ATGTCGAAGCAGTCGAGCGCCGAGGCGGCACGGATCGCTCCGCCAGTGTGGGATGGAAGGCCTTTGCGGCCCACGATCGCGACCATCGACCTCGCGGCTCTCGTCCACAACCTCAGGCAAATCCGCGCCGTGGCCCGTGATGCCCGGGTGCTGGCAGTGGTGAAGGCCAACGCCTACGGGCACGGCGCCGTCCCCTGCGCCCGGGCGATCGCCGCCGAAGGCGTCGCCTTCCTCGGTGTGGGGCTGGTGGAGGAGGGGCTCGAGCTCCGGGCCGCGGGGATCGACACGCCGATCCTGGTACTCGACGGCGCGTACGCCGATCGCTTCGACCTGATGCTGGCCGAGAGGCTCACCCCCGTCGTCTTCCGCAAGGAGCAGCTCGAGGGCCTGGGCGCCGCCGCCCGGAGCCTGGGCCTGCCGGCCGTGGCCCACCTCAAGCTCGACACCGGCATGGGGCGGGTCGGGATCCAGCCCGACGAGCTCTCGGACTTCCTCGACGCCGCCCGGACCCACGGCGTGGACCTCGAGGGGATCGCGACCCACCTCCCCAACGCCGACGTCGAGGGCGATCCGCTCACCTCGCGGCAGATGGATCAGCTCGCCGCCGCCGCCTCGGCCATGCGGGCCCGCGGCCTCGATCCGCGCTGGATCCACCACGCGAACAGCGCGGCGCTGCTCTCGAGGGAGGACGCCCGCGGCACCCTCGTTCGCCCGGGGATGCTGCTCTACGGCAGCCCTCCCGCGGAGCACCTGCGGTCCCGGATCCCGCTTCGGCCGGTGATGCGCCTGTCGACCGCCGTGACGCATGTGAAGGAGCTGCCCGTCGGCGCCCCGGTCTCCTACGGATCCCGATGGATCGCGCGTCGCCCTTCGAGGATCGCGACGCTCCCCGTGGGCTACGCGGACGGCTACGACCGTCTGCTGAGCAACGTCGGCGAGGTGCTGATCGGAGGCAAACGCGTGCGGATCGCCGGCACGGTGACCATGGATCAGGTCATGGTGGATGTGACCGACGTGGAGCGTGTCACGGTCGGTGACGAGGCGGTGCTCATCGGTGCGCAGGGCGACGACGAGATCCGCGCCGAAGAGCTCGCCCGGGCGTGCGGGACGATCCACTACGAGATCTTCTGCGGCATCGGTCCCCGCGTTCCGCGCCGTTTCGTGGGGGGCTGA